Below is a genomic region from Telmatobacter sp. DSM 110680.
TAGTGGATACGCTTCGGCTGGCCGGTTCACGCTTTACGCACGCGGGGAGTTTCAGGGATCGCCATCAGCGACCGGCTATTCACCAGCAATGGCACAGATTCTTTCGGGCGTCGACAATGCACCGTTCCTAAACCCTGTTACTGGACTTCCATATAACCAGGCGACCATTCCCATGGGCCCCATCGACTCAAAGGTGCGAGGTCGCGTAATTGAAGCCTATGCATCTGCGCATGTGCTGAACCACGAAATTTCGTTCGGCAAACAGGACGACTGGACTGGACCCGGAATGGGAGGAGCTTTCGCATATTCCAACAACGCTGAGAATATCTATTCCTTCCGCATCAATCGAGTTGAGCCCCTGCACATCCCCGGTCTTTCGTATCTCACTGGACCTTTCCGCTACGACTTTCTGGTTGGCTCTCTCAAAGGCCACAGTCTGCCTAACGACCCGTGGGTTCACGTGGAGAAACTTAGCTTCCGGCCAACGGAGAATCTCGAATTTGGTTTTGAACGCACCGTGATCTGGGGTGGCAAGGGACACGCTCCCATCACCCTGCACACCTTTCTCAAGAGCTTTTTCAGCTTTTCCGCTGTGAATGCAACGGAAAAATTCAGTCGCAACGATCCTGGTGCTCGTTTTGGATCGTTCGACTTTTCCTATCGCGTACCGGGTATGCGCAAATGGCTGACCCTGTATACCGATGGCGAGGTACACGACGACATTTCCCCCATCGATGCGCCGCGCCGCGCCTCCTGGCGTCCAGGACTTTATCTTTCGCATGTTCCCGGTGTGCCGAAGCTTGATATCCGTGCAGAAGCCGCCACTACCGATCCGCCGGTTTCTACAAGCGTAGACGGCCGCTTCATGTATTGGGAGACCATCCAGGTGCAGGGCTACACCAACAACGGCCAAATCTTCGGCGACTGGATTGGGCGCGAAGGCAAAGGTGGGCAGGGATGGCTTACCTACCATCTCAGCGGCAATGAATGGATCCAGGTCGGCCTGAGAAATCAGAAAACCGCCAAGGACTTTATTCCCGGATCGACAACGCTGACAAAACCCGGTACGCCTTATCCGATAGAGGGTGGCTCTACCTTGAACGACATCAATTTCCAGGCCGTGAAGCGCATCGGCAAGGACT
It encodes:
- a CDS encoding capsule assembly Wzi family protein translates to MSVSKRAATASVISSAIVLTGILSFNPSPIAAERPAAEQAASDSSRPAPVCEPASLGSPYIPVDSWIYPAILRLYGLGYVDNVFLGLRPWTRASVDHMLEQVGARIDDAQDSNDPATNEAQEIYEAINGELHPDVQGPCRTFQGKTRIESVYSASRYITGTPLDDSFHLGQTVINDYGRPFQNGFNNYSGASGYASAGRFTLYARGEFQGSPSATGYSPAMAQILSGVDNAPFLNPVTGLPYNQATIPMGPIDSKVRGRVIEAYASAHVLNHEISFGKQDDWTGPGMGGAFAYSNNAENIYSFRINRVEPLHIPGLSYLTGPFRYDFLVGSLKGHSLPNDPWVHVEKLSFRPTENLEFGFERTVIWGGKGHAPITLHTFLKSFFSFSAVNATEKFSRNDPGARFGSFDFSYRVPGMRKWLTLYTDGEVHDDISPIDAPRRASWRPGLYLSHVPGVPKLDIRAEAATTDPPVSTSVDGRFMYWETIQVQGYTNNGQIFGDWIGREGKGGQGWLTYHLSGNEWIQVGLRNQKTAKDFIPGSTTLTKPGTPYPIEGGSTLNDINFQAVKRIGKDFEINGNFALEHWKAPIYLPGQQTVTTTTIKLTWFPERKVSF